Proteins from a single region of Abyssalbus ytuae:
- a CDS encoding DUF294 nucleotidyltransferase-like domain-containing protein, protein MKNTISARVADFLKRYPPFDLLQQDQLLKIAEHVKIIYLDKGKNIFNIGEEGHAEFYVVHKGAVEIKNMQHDTLETIDKCDEGDIFGLRPLFAKENYEINAITEEETILYGIPIDKFKPIVEKNIDIGVYLIETFATNTQTPYSKEQSSKLYSKPSDELFELQPAKYVKNVITAPKGSQIKTVAKLMTKYDVGSVIITENNSPIGIVTDQDFRESVATGNLSISSTVSNIMSSPVICYAKGITIAQAQIALMKHRISHLCITEDGTPNSEVVGVLSEHDIVVTQGNNPSVLMKAIKRANSTKELKNIRKKITYLLKGYIQQNIPLTHISKIIFELNDASIKRVIERCIDKMDSPPPVNFSWMSLGSQGRKEQLLQTDQDNAIIFENVKEENIEEVRSYFLLLAKKINKRLNTIGYEYCPAEMMAKNPKWCLSLNEWKDQFTKWILEPGDDEILLCSIFFDFDISYGELSLTNELSQHIFNQTGNNQIFLSMLAASAIRSASPLGFFRQFLVEQDGQYKDFFDLKKRALMPITDAGRLLILSHKVKNINNTAERFEKMAELEPENKELYLSCSYASKALLKFRTKQGLLHNDSGRYIELPTLSKEEKMKLKRCFKSIKDVQELIKLRYKVSHLI, encoded by the coding sequence ATGAAAAATACAATTTCAGCAAGAGTTGCCGACTTTTTAAAAAGATACCCCCCTTTTGATTTATTGCAACAGGATCAACTTTTAAAAATAGCCGAACATGTTAAAATAATTTATCTGGATAAGGGAAAAAATATTTTTAACATAGGAGAGGAAGGGCATGCAGAATTTTATGTTGTACACAAAGGAGCTGTCGAAATAAAAAATATGCAGCATGACACGCTGGAAACCATAGATAAGTGTGATGAAGGTGATATTTTTGGTCTTCGTCCCTTATTTGCCAAAGAAAATTATGAAATAAATGCAATAACCGAAGAAGAAACTATTTTGTATGGTATACCGATTGATAAATTTAAACCCATTGTAGAAAAAAATATTGATATTGGGGTTTATTTAATTGAAACGTTTGCCACCAATACACAAACTCCTTATTCCAAAGAGCAGAGCAGTAAACTATATTCCAAGCCTTCTGATGAATTATTTGAATTACAACCCGCCAAATATGTAAAGAATGTGATTACGGCCCCAAAAGGGTCTCAAATAAAAACCGTAGCAAAACTTATGACCAAATATGATGTTGGTTCGGTAATTATCACAGAAAATAATTCACCCATCGGTATTGTAACTGATCAGGATTTTAGGGAAAGTGTTGCCACCGGTAACCTGTCTATCAGTTCAACCGTATCTAACATAATGTCATCTCCCGTTATTTGCTATGCAAAAGGCATCACCATTGCCCAGGCTCAAATTGCATTAATGAAACACCGTATAAGCCACTTATGCATTACCGAAGACGGAACACCCAATTCTGAAGTTGTAGGGGTTTTATCAGAACACGACATAGTAGTTACACAGGGAAACAATCCGTCAGTACTGATGAAAGCCATTAAAAGAGCTAATAGTACCAAAGAATTAAAAAACATCAGAAAAAAGATTACTTATCTTTTAAAAGGATATATTCAACAAAATATTCCTTTAACACATATTTCAAAAATAATTTTCGAATTAAATGATGCTTCCATAAAACGTGTTATCGAAAGATGTATTGACAAAATGGATTCTCCTCCCCCGGTAAATTTTTCATGGATGTCTTTGGGCAGTCAGGGACGAAAAGAACAGCTATTACAAACCGACCAGGATAATGCGATTATATTTGAAAATGTAAAAGAAGAAAATATTGAAGAAGTAAGAAGCTATTTTTTGCTTCTGGCTAAAAAAATAAACAAACGTCTTAATACAATAGGATATGAATATTGTCCTGCCGAAATGATGGCAAAAAATCCTAAATGGTGTTTAAGTTTAAATGAATGGAAAGATCAGTTCACAAAATGGATCTTAGAGCCCGGTGATGATGAAATATTATTATGTTCTATATTTTTTGATTTTGATATTTCCTATGGTGAATTATCGCTGACCAATGAGTTATCCCAACATATTTTTAATCAAACGGGCAATAACCAAATATTTTTATCCATGCTGGCTGCAAGTGCTATACGCAGTGCTTCGCCTCTTGGTTTTTTTAGGCAGTTTTTAGTTGAGCAAGACGGACAATATAAAGATTTTTTTGACCTCAAAAAGAGAGCTTTGATGCCTATAACGGATGCCGGTCGTTTATTAATTTTATCGCATAAGGTTAAAAACATAAACAATACTGCCGAAAGATTCGAAAAAATGGCAGAACTGGAACCTGAAAACAAAGAACTTTATCTTTCATGTTCTTATGCCTCTAAGGCCCTTTTAAAATTCAGGACGAAACAAGGATTGTTACACAACGACAGCGGCAGGTATATTGAGCTTCCTACTCTTTCCAAAGAAGAGAAAATGAAGTTA
- a CDS encoding NUDIX hydrolase, with amino-acid sequence MDEYIDILDSSGKPTGETALKSVAHQKGLFHPTIHVWFYTKNGKLLIQKRAFTKDTFPGLWDVSVAGHIGAGEEIVQSAIREVKEEIGLNIEETNLTKIGVYKNIHKHKDNLTDCEFNHIFIAELKTPLQKLKIQESEVEEIKLISLAKYKKYLLDSEACKAYVKQEDSYYTLLFGSIEKQL; translated from the coding sequence ATGGATGAGTACATAGACATCCTTGATTCATCCGGAAAACCTACCGGTGAAACAGCCTTAAAATCTGTTGCGCACCAAAAAGGGCTGTTTCACCCTACCATTCATGTATGGTTTTATACTAAAAACGGGAAACTATTAATTCAGAAAAGGGCTTTTACAAAAGATACATTCCCGGGCTTATGGGATGTTTCTGTAGCAGGCCATATTGGCGCAGGGGAAGAAATTGTGCAAAGTGCAATAAGAGAAGTAAAAGAAGAAATAGGACTGAATATTGAAGAAACCAACCTGACAAAAATAGGCGTCTATAAAAATATTCATAAGCATAAGGATAATTTAACTGACTGCGAATTCAACCACATTTTTATTGCTGAATTAAAAACTCCGCTTCAAAAATTAAAAATCCAGGAAAGTGAAGTCGAGGAAATCAAACTCATCTCCCTCGCAAAATATAAAAAATATTTACTTGACAGTGAGGCTTGTAAAGCCTATGTAAAACAAGAAGATTCATACTATACATTGCTGTTCGGTTCAATTGAAAAACAATTATAA
- a CDS encoding M42 family metallopeptidase — protein MAKNKVLNKKSIDFLEKYLNNASPTGYEWEGQKVWMDYLKPYVDEFITDTYGTAVGVINPQAKYRVVIEGHSDEISWYVNYVTDNGLIYVIRNGGSDHQIAPSKWVDIHTKKGIVKGVFGWPAIHTRDSSKEESPKLDNIFIDIGAKDKEEVEKLGVHVGCVITYPDKFQILNKDKFVCRAIDNRIGGFMIAEVARLLHENKKDLPFGLYITNSVQEEIGLRGAEMITQTIKPNVAIVTDVCHDTTTPMIEKKKQGHTEIGKGPVISYAPAVQNKLRELIIETAEDKKIPFQRMASSRHTGTDTDAFAYSNGGVASALISLPLRYMHTTVETVHKDDVENVISLIYQTLLNIKEGESFSYFE, from the coding sequence ATGGCAAAGAATAAAGTACTCAACAAAAAATCAATTGATTTTCTTGAAAAATATTTAAATAATGCTTCTCCAACCGGATATGAATGGGAAGGACAGAAAGTTTGGATGGATTATTTAAAACCATATGTAGATGAATTTATTACCGATACTTACGGTACCGCTGTAGGGGTAATTAACCCCCAAGCCAAATACAGAGTTGTAATTGAAGGACATTCTGACGAAATATCATGGTATGTTAATTATGTAACGGATAATGGTTTGATTTATGTAATCAGAAATGGGGGAAGCGATCATCAAATAGCACCTTCAAAATGGGTGGATATTCATACTAAGAAAGGAATTGTTAAAGGAGTATTTGGCTGGCCTGCAATTCATACAAGGGATAGCAGCAAAGAAGAATCACCTAAACTTGACAACATTTTTATTGATATTGGGGCTAAAGATAAAGAAGAGGTTGAAAAACTGGGAGTTCATGTGGGTTGTGTTATCACTTATCCGGATAAATTTCAAATATTAAACAAAGACAAATTTGTGTGCCGTGCAATTGATAACCGGATTGGAGGATTTATGATTGCTGAAGTTGCAAGATTGTTGCATGAAAATAAAAAAGATTTACCTTTTGGTTTATACATAACAAATTCAGTACAGGAAGAAATTGGTTTAAGAGGCGCAGAAATGATTACACAAACTATTAAACCAAATGTTGCTATCGTAACTGACGTATGCCATGATACTACTACCCCAATGATTGAAAAGAAAAAACAAGGCCATACCGAAATTGGAAAAGGGCCTGTTATTTCGTATGCTCCGGCCGTACAAAATAAATTGAGGGAATTAATTATTGAAACGGCTGAAGATAAAAAAATACCCTTTCAACGCATGGCTTCATCGAGACATACCGGCACTGATACTGATGCTTTTGCTTACAGTAATGGGGGGGTAGCTTCTGCACTTATTTCACTTCCACTCAGATATATGCACACAACGGTTGAAACTGTTCATAAAGATGATGTAGAGAATGTAATTTCGCTTATTTATCAAACATTGCTTAATATTAAAGAAGGTGAAAGTTTTAGTTATTTTGAATAA
- a CDS encoding DUF4294 domain-containing protein — translation MKKILYIIFFINCFLFSQEKKGVKDSLQLPYYFFEEDTIPRSYIDLDPVVVFQPLKFPSKEDKYRYYILRRKTIKVYPYAKLASERLEKLNDTLSKIKKKSKRRKYTRKLQKYIEDEFSAELKKLTRTEGQILVKLIYRQTGATAFDLVKELRNGWRAFWYNTTASLFKISLKERYDPQEVHEDYLIEDILQRAFASGKLIPQSSVLNFDYSSLTNKWKEEKKSR, via the coding sequence GTGAAAAAAATTCTTTATATAATCTTTTTTATAAACTGCTTTTTATTTTCTCAGGAAAAGAAAGGGGTAAAAGATTCTCTTCAATTACCCTATTATTTTTTTGAAGAAGATACTATACCCCGTTCCTATATCGATCTGGATCCGGTGGTCGTTTTTCAGCCATTAAAATTCCCTTCAAAAGAAGATAAATACAGATATTATATTTTAAGGCGAAAAACTATAAAAGTATATCCTTATGCCAAATTGGCATCAGAAAGACTGGAAAAGTTAAATGATACCTTGAGTAAAATAAAGAAAAAGTCGAAAAGAAGAAAATACACACGAAAACTGCAAAAGTATATAGAAGATGAATTTTCGGCTGAATTAAAAAAATTAACCCGTACAGAAGGTCAAATATTAGTTAAACTTATTTACAGGCAGACAGGTGCTACGGCTTTTGATTTGGTTAAGGAATTAAGAAACGGATGGAGGGCATTTTGGTACAATACAACTGCAAGCCTGTTTAAAATATCTTTAAAAGAACGTTATGATCCTCAGGAAGTACATGAAGACTATTTAATAGAAGATATACTACAACGAGCTTTTGCTTCAGGCAAGTTAATTCCACAATCCTCTGTACTTAATTTTGATTATTCCTCCCTAACCAATAAGTGGAAAGAAGAAAAAAAATCACGATAA
- the trhA gene encoding PAQR family membrane homeostasis protein TrhA: MEQTVLEEKWNAISHGVGILLGVVGLIVLLFFNNQRTDFSTMSIIFYGLSVIVLYTSSTIYHAVRDVKWKNIWRKFDHISIYFLIAGTYTPVSLITLERGSGWLIFWIVWGIAAIGTLLKIFFTGKFEILSLLLYLAMGWLIVFDLNDLVANTTFFGLNLLMLGGAFYTIGILFYVIKKIPYNHVIWHFFVLGGSISHFFFILLDVV; encoded by the coding sequence ATGGAGCAGACAGTATTGGAAGAGAAATGGAATGCTATATCTCACGGCGTAGGAATTTTATTAGGTGTTGTTGGGTTAATTGTACTTTTATTTTTTAATAATCAGAGGACTGATTTTAGTACAATGAGTATTATTTTTTATGGATTGTCTGTAATAGTTTTGTATACATCTTCAACAATATATCATGCTGTTCGCGATGTCAAATGGAAGAATATATGGCGAAAGTTTGATCATATCAGTATTTATTTTCTTATAGCAGGTACTTATACTCCTGTTTCCCTAATAACGCTTGAAAGGGGCTCCGGATGGTTAATTTTTTGGATAGTGTGGGGAATTGCTGCTATAGGTACTTTACTGAAGATATTTTTTACCGGAAAATTCGAAATTTTATCGTTGCTTTTATATTTAGCTATGGGGTGGTTAATAGTTTTTGATTTAAATGATCTTGTGGCCAATACAACTTTTTTCGGATTAAATCTTTTAATGTTAGGCGGGGCTTTTTATACAATCGGAATATTATTTTATGTAATAAAAAAGATCCCATATAATCATGTTATCTGGCATTTTTTTGTCTTAGGCGGTAGTATATCTCATTTCTTTTTTATATTGTTGGATGTAGTTTAA
- a CDS encoding DUF4268 domain-containing protein: MFSKEESKQLRQEFWTSFGKHFPKKWILYNTKIKGFSFKFHFDTKKAIVSLDIEDSDLENRIKFYEKLQSLQNILKEEYISDIIYDDIYYLENGKEISKIYVQLNDVCINNKATWSKTMEFFNEKMLKFEQFWYEYEDFIKN, from the coding sequence ATGTTTAGCAAAGAAGAATCAAAACAATTAAGGCAGGAATTCTGGACCTCTTTCGGTAAGCATTTCCCAAAAAAATGGATATTATATAATACCAAAATAAAAGGTTTTTCTTTTAAATTTCATTTTGATACAAAAAAAGCAATAGTATCTTTAGACATTGAAGATAGTGATCTGGAAAACAGAATTAAGTTTTATGAAAAATTACAATCATTACAAAATATTTTAAAAGAAGAATATATATCGGACATCATTTATGATGATATATACTATTTAGAAAATGGTAAAGAAATTTCCAAAATTTATGTTCAACTAAATGATGTTTGTATAAATAATAAAGCTACATGGTCAAAAACTATGGAATTTTTTAATGAAAAGATGTTGAAATTTGAACAGTTTTGGTATGAGTATGAAGATTTTATTAAAAATTAA
- a CDS encoding ZIP family metal transporter, whose amino-acid sequence MNYLLPILAVIIGYFFVIILKPEKSKNFKLLLAFSGAFLLSLTVFNILPEVYESENTKTIGVFIMLGILLQIFLEFFSKGAEHGHVHISKNEKSFPWLLFISLSIHSVLEGFPIHEHETLIYGIVIHKLPIAIILSTFFINSEISNFKTIIFLVLFSLMTPLGSFISEFFYFEKENYMRLSAIVIGIFLHISTTILFESSEGHKFNLSKLLVIIIGIITAYII is encoded by the coding sequence ATGAATTATCTTTTACCCATACTTGCTGTTATCATAGGATATTTTTTTGTAATAATTTTGAAACCCGAAAAAAGTAAAAATTTTAAACTTTTACTCGCTTTCAGTGGTGCATTTTTATTATCCCTCACAGTTTTTAATATTTTACCCGAGGTGTATGAAAGTGAAAATACCAAAACAATAGGTGTATTTATAATGTTGGGTATCCTTTTACAAATTTTTCTAGAATTTTTCTCCAAAGGTGCCGAACACGGACATGTACACATTAGTAAAAATGAAAAATCTTTTCCCTGGCTTTTATTTATAAGTCTTAGTATTCACTCTGTTTTAGAAGGTTTTCCAATCCATGAACACGAAACCCTCATTTACGGAATAGTCATCCATAAACTACCCATTGCCATAATTTTAAGTACATTTTTTATTAACTCAGAAATTAGCAATTTCAAAACAATAATTTTTTTGGTTCTTTTCTCTCTTATGACTCCGCTGGGAAGCTTCATTTCTGAATTTTTTTATTTTGAAAAAGAAAATTATATGCGTCTTTCCGCAATAGTTATAGGTATTTTTCTACATATTTCCACAACTATACTTTTTGAAAGTTCGGAAGGACATAAATTTAATTTAAGTAAATTATTAGTAATTATAATCGGAATTATAACTGCTTATATTATATAG
- a CDS encoding THUMP domain-containing class I SAM-dependent RNA methyltransferase, with product MGNNFEMVAKTMYGFEEILASELRNLGAVNVKTGNRSVSFEGDKGFMYKVNLCLRTAIKVLKPLKSCRIRNEEDLYNEVYKMKWEEYISFNNTFAIDATVNSDKYKHSLFMALKAKDAIADRFRNKFGKRPDVDLKYPDLRINLHIQNNNCTVSLDSSGQSLHQRGYKTATNIAPINEVLAAGMLLLSGWDGQCDFIDPMCGSGTIPIEAAMIACNIPANINRKEFSFEKWRDFDEDLFDKIIESSLKKTREFNHTIHGFDKAPSAVRKAKDNVKNANLNDYITIYEKNFFETCKEKDDKLHMVFNPPYGERLNIEMESFYKNIGDTLKQKYPLTDAWLITSNLNALKHVGLKPSRKIKLYNGKLESRLVKYEIYEGSKKAKYNFL from the coding sequence ATGGGAAATAATTTTGAAATGGTGGCAAAAACCATGTATGGTTTTGAAGAAATTTTGGCAAGTGAACTTAGAAACCTGGGAGCTGTAAATGTAAAAACAGGAAACAGAAGCGTTTCTTTTGAAGGTGATAAAGGGTTTATGTATAAAGTTAACCTTTGTTTGAGGACTGCTATTAAAGTTTTAAAACCTTTAAAAAGTTGTAGAATTCGGAATGAAGAAGATTTATACAATGAGGTATATAAAATGAAGTGGGAGGAGTATATTTCTTTTAATAACACATTCGCTATTGATGCCACCGTTAATTCTGACAAATACAAACATTCTCTTTTTATGGCCTTAAAGGCTAAAGATGCAATAGCTGACAGATTTAGAAATAAGTTTGGTAAACGACCGGATGTAGATCTAAAATATCCTGATTTAAGAATTAATCTCCATATACAAAATAATAATTGCACTGTTTCATTAGACAGTTCCGGTCAATCACTACATCAGCGGGGTTATAAGACTGCAACCAATATAGCTCCAATAAATGAGGTTTTGGCAGCAGGTATGTTACTATTAAGTGGTTGGGACGGGCAGTGTGATTTTATTGATCCGATGTGTGGTAGTGGAACTATACCAATAGAGGCTGCTATGATAGCCTGCAATATACCTGCCAATATTAATCGTAAAGAATTTTCTTTTGAAAAATGGAGAGATTTTGATGAAGATCTTTTTGATAAAATAATTGAAAGCAGTTTGAAAAAGACTAGAGAATTTAATCATACGATACATGGTTTTGACAAAGCACCTTCGGCAGTAAGGAAGGCTAAGGATAATGTTAAAAATGCTAATTTGAATGATTATATAACCATATACGAAAAGAACTTTTTTGAAACATGTAAAGAAAAAGATGATAAACTTCATATGGTTTTTAATCCGCCATATGGAGAAAGATTAAATATCGAAATGGAGAGCTTTTATAAGAATATTGGAGATACCTTAAAACAAAAATATCCGCTGACAGATGCCTGGTTGATAACTTCAAACTTAAATGCCCTTAAGCATGTTGGATTAAAACCATCCCGAAAAATTAAATTATACAATGGAAAATTAGAAAGCAGGCTGGTTAAGTATGAAATATATGAAGGAAGTAAAAAAGCTAAATATAATTTTTTATAA
- a CDS encoding DUF6048 family protein — protein MLKYITSTIFTLAFTIVFAQTDSIRTKAKDTAVVYKQKYGLRIGADASKIVRSLFNDNYKGFEIVGDFRISRNLYLAAEIGTEEKFIEEDLYSFTSTGNYIKAGVDINTYENWYGMENIIFIGLRVGTSSFKQDLHEYRIYNSNQFWGEGNELGTNEDILGEKSGLSAIWSEVVLGIKAELLNNLYIGGSIRLHYLISDKAANNFPNLYIPGFNKVTDGSKFGVGYNYTITYLIPIFKKTKKKKKDKNMDEE, from the coding sequence ATGTTAAAATATATCACTAGTACAATATTTACCTTAGCCTTTACCATTGTTTTTGCCCAAACTGATTCTATTAGAACAAAAGCAAAAGATACTGCAGTTGTTTATAAACAAAAATATGGTTTAAGAATAGGTGCAGATGCAAGTAAAATTGTAAGATCTTTATTTAATGACAACTATAAAGGCTTTGAAATTGTAGGTGATTTTAGGATTTCACGAAATTTGTATCTCGCCGCAGAAATAGGAACTGAAGAGAAATTTATTGAAGAAGATTTATACAGTTTCACATCAACCGGAAATTACATAAAAGCAGGAGTAGATATTAATACCTATGAAAACTGGTATGGTATGGAAAATATCATTTTTATAGGGTTACGTGTAGGTACCAGTTCTTTTAAACAAGATCTTCACGAATACAGAATATATAATTCTAACCAGTTTTGGGGAGAAGGTAATGAATTAGGTACAAATGAAGATATTTTAGGGGAAAAAAGTGGCCTTTCTGCTATATGGTCTGAAGTTGTTTTAGGCATAAAAGCAGAATTATTAAATAATCTCTACATAGGAGGAAGTATTAGGCTCCATTATCTTATTTCAGATAAAGCTGCAAATAATTTTCCTAACCTATATATACCCGGTTTTAACAAAGTTACTGATGGTAGCAAGTTTGGAGTAGGTTATAATTATACTATAACTTATCTAATTCCCATTTTTAAAAAAACTAAAAAGAAAAAGAAAGACAAAAACATGGACGAGGAATAA
- a CDS encoding DUF6452 family protein: MRKTAPLIIFTISLFFITPACEKDDICPSETNATPLLVITFYDIDDIDNDTKKKVRSLRVVGADNDSVLTTIADQTNLDSIGIPLKIFSESTSFVFINNSTQDDTTEETGNRDTLTFNYQNKEVFISRACGYANKYENLNYQHTDDDDEWIKIIQVANENIENQNASHVKIYH, encoded by the coding sequence ATGAGAAAAACAGCTCCGCTAATAATCTTTACTATATCACTTTTTTTTATTACCCCTGCTTGCGAAAAAGATGATATATGCCCTTCAGAAACCAATGCCACCCCTCTTTTGGTTATTACTTTTTATGATATTGATGACATTGATAATGATACAAAGAAAAAAGTTCGTTCCTTAAGGGTAGTAGGTGCTGATAATGATTCGGTTTTAACTACCATAGCTGACCAAACGAATTTAGATTCAATTGGTATACCACTTAAAATTTTTAGTGAATCTACCAGCTTTGTATTTATTAATAATTCGACCCAGGACGATACAACAGAAGAAACAGGAAATAGAGATACTCTAACCTTTAATTATCAAAATAAGGAAGTATTTATCTCACGCGCCTGTGGTTATGCAAATAAATACGAAAATTTAAATTATCAACATACTGATGATGATGATGAATGGATAAAAATTATACAGGTAGCAAATGAAAATATTGAAAATCAAAATGCTTCGCATGTTAAAATATATCACTAG
- the rlmD gene encoding 23S rRNA (uracil(1939)-C(5))-methyltransferase RlmD, which produces MPRKKQRITFENINVIDAGAKGKSIAKAPDGKIIFLSNAVPGDVVNINTTKKRKAYYEGIIAKYLKLSEKRTQPVCEHFGTCGGCKWQNMGYQHQLFYKQKEIENNLSRIGKVQLPEIMPIIGSEKQYFYRNKMEFSFSDSRWLTKDEINNNDNIEDKNALGFHIPGMWDKILDIKKCYLQEDPSNEIRLTVKEFAIKNNMSFFNPREQKGLLRTMMIRTSSTGEIMILIQFFEDDKNKRELLLNYLKDKFPQITSLQYVINKKPNDTIYDQEIICFSGRDYIVEKMEGLKFKVNAKSFYQTNSSQAYELYKVTRDFAGLTGNELVYDLYTGTGTIAQFVAKNSKKVIGVEAVPEAIKDAKENATFNKIENVKFYVGDMKNIFNGEFIKANGIPEVIITDPPRDGMHKDVVNQILNIAPKKIVYVSCNSATQARDLALMDDLYKVIKVQPVDMFPQTHHVENVVLLEKR; this is translated from the coding sequence ATGCCTAGAAAAAAACAAAGGATAACTTTTGAAAACATCAATGTAATTGATGCAGGAGCTAAAGGAAAAAGTATAGCAAAAGCCCCGGATGGAAAAATAATTTTTTTATCTAATGCTGTCCCCGGCGATGTCGTTAACATAAACACAACAAAAAAAAGAAAAGCATATTATGAGGGTATAATAGCCAAATATCTTAAACTTTCAGAAAAACGTACCCAACCTGTTTGTGAACATTTTGGCACCTGTGGAGGGTGTAAATGGCAAAATATGGGCTACCAGCATCAGCTTTTTTATAAACAGAAAGAAATAGAAAACAATCTCTCGAGAATCGGTAAAGTTCAGTTACCCGAAATTATGCCCATCATTGGGTCTGAAAAACAGTATTTTTACCGGAATAAAATGGAGTTTTCCTTTTCGGATAGTCGTTGGTTAACAAAAGACGAAATTAATAACAATGACAATATTGAGGATAAAAATGCTTTAGGTTTTCATATTCCTGGCATGTGGGATAAAATTTTAGATATAAAAAAATGTTACCTCCAGGAAGATCCATCTAATGAGATAAGGTTAACTGTAAAAGAATTTGCTATCAAAAACAATATGAGTTTTTTTAATCCCCGGGAACAAAAAGGTTTACTTAGAACTATGATGATAAGAACATCTTCTACAGGAGAAATTATGATTCTTATCCAGTTTTTTGAGGATGATAAAAATAAGAGAGAACTTTTGTTGAATTATCTAAAAGATAAATTCCCTCAAATCACTTCTCTTCAATATGTAATTAACAAAAAACCTAATGATACAATTTATGATCAGGAAATAATCTGCTTTTCAGGCAGGGATTACATCGTTGAAAAAATGGAAGGATTAAAATTTAAAGTAAATGCTAAATCTTTTTATCAGACTAATTCTTCCCAGGCATACGAATTATACAAAGTAACTCGTGATTTTGCCGGATTAACGGGTAATGAACTCGTTTATGATTTATATACCGGTACCGGTACCATAGCTCAATTTGTGGCAAAAAACTCTAAAAAAGTAATTGGAGTCGAGGCTGTTCCAGAAGCTATAAAAGATGCTAAAGAAAATGCAACTTTCAATAAAATTGAAAATGTTAAGTTTTATGTAGGCGATATGAAAAATATTTTTAACGGGGAATTTATTAAAGCTAATGGAATCCCTGAGGTTATTATTACTGACCCGCCAAGAGACGGAATGCATAAAGATGTTGTCAATCAAATTTTGAATATAGCTCCAAAAAAAATAGTTTATGTAAGCTGCAATAGTGCCACCCAGGCCAGGGATTTAGCTTTAATGGATGATTTATATAAAGTTATAAAAGTACAGCCTGTTGATATGTTCCCACAAACTCATCATGTAGAAAATGTTGTACTTTTGGAAAAAAGATAA
- a CDS encoding DUF6095 family protein: protein MKRTNKTLLFKSFKYFSITALLMFIAPFIIWQAFKNQDHPFYLPVLIIGIITAILAIVMGFYSLKIILKSIFGDK from the coding sequence ATGAAAAGAACAAATAAAACATTGCTTTTTAAAAGTTTTAAATACTTCTCCATAACAGCACTGTTAATGTTTATTGCACCATTTATAATATGGCAGGCATTCAAAAATCAAGATCACCCGTTTTACTTACCGGTTTTAATTATTGGTATTATAACAGCCATATTAGCAATAGTAATGGGATTTTACAGTTTAAAAATTATTTTAAAATCAATTTTCGGGGATAAATAG